AAACTGCGCCAGAAAGTGCTTCATACCCGCCGGACCGCCCGCGATGCGATAGGTCTGAAACAAGCCCATCTGCGCCCAACGCAAACCGAACGAATAGCGGATAATGTTGTCGATCTGCTCAACTGTGGCGATGCCATCGTTGACGAGCCAGAGCGCTTCGCGCCACAGGGCTTCCAGCAAACGGTCGCCGACAAAGGCGTCGATTTCCTTTTCGAGAATGACGGCTTCCATGCCCGTGTGGCGGTAAAGCGCGGCGGCCATTTCGATAGCCTGCCTGCCGGTCTTTTCACCCGGTACGAGTTCCACCAGAGGCAGCAGATAGACCGGATTATAGGGATGCGCGATGATCAGCCGTTCCGGGTGCTGCAAGGGGGCTTGCAGTTTGCTCGGCAGAAAGCCGGAGGTGGATGATGCAATCAGCGCGTCTCTGGAGCAGGATGCGTCGATCTCTTTGAGAACGGCCAGTTTCAGGTCGAGCCTTTCAGGCACGCTTTCCTGAATCAGTATGGCATCGCGTACGGCATCGGCCAGTGATGGCGCGAAGGAGAGCCTGCCCTTGTTTGGCAGGCGCTTCGGTGTCAGCGCGGATAAAGCACGCAGGGCATTGTCGAGGATATGCTCGGTTGTCGCCTGCGCATCCGGCGACGGGTCATAGACGGCAACATCATAGCCGTTGAACAGAAAGCGTGCGACCCAGCCGCTGCCGATGACGCCGCTACCGATGCAGGCGATCTTGGGAGGATGATTGTTCATCGGCATCACCAAAGCTTCTTGAGCTTGAGCTTTTCGCGAACTTCACCAGGCTTCAGTATCTTTGACCCCATGTTGACGGCGATGTTTCTGGCGCGTTCCACCAGATCGCCATTGGAAGCGAGGACGCCCTTATCGAGCCAGATATTGTCTTCGAGGCCGACGCGGATATTGCCGCCAGCGAGCACCGCAAGTGCTGCATAAGGCAACTGGTTGCGACCAATAGAAAATGCTGAGAATATCCAGTTATTCGGCAGATTGTGGAGGATGGACACAAGCGTCGCAAGATCATCCGGTGCGCCCCATGGAATGCCCATGCACAATTGCACCATCACCGGGTCGTCAAGCAGGCCTTGTTGTCGGAGCCATTGGGCCAATGGCAGGTGACCTGTGTCGAAAATTTCGATTTCCGGGCGCACGCCCAAACGTTGAATTTGCGCTGCCATTTCTTTCAGCATGGCAGGGGTGTTGGTCATCACATAGTCGCCTTCACCAAAATTCATGGTGCCGCAATCAAGCGTGCAGATTTCCGGCAGAAGCGCTGCAACATGTGCAAGGCGCTCGGTCGCGCCCGCCATATCGGTCTTCGACGCATCCGGTGGCAGAGGCGCTTCAACAGAACCGAAGACAAGATCGCCGCCGACGCCCGCGGTCAGATTAAGCACAATGTCCACGCCGGATGCCCGTATACGATCGACCACTTCGCGGAACAGTTCGACCTTGCGTGATGGTTCGCCCGTTTCGGGATCGCGCACATGAATGTGGGCGATTGCGGCACCTGCTTCCGCGCTTTCAATTGCGGCATCGGCAATCTGCCTTGGCGTGATCGGCACTTTGTTGGAGCGATGTGTGGTGGCGCCAGCGCCGGTAACAGCGGCTGTAATGAAGGTTTCGCGAGCGGGCTGCAAAGGCATGATGATCTCCCTCAATTTTGTCGAGCTTGACAGGTCGCAGATTGCTGAGATTATCATTTTACGAAATGAGTTTGGCGAAGAGCGAAGCACGTGATCTTTGAACCATCCGATGAACAACTGTCTGTCACCCTGCTGGTTTTGCCGGATTGTTCGCTCATGTCGCTCGCGGCGACGCTCGACCCGATGCGCGGCGCCAACCGCGTGACGGGGCGTTCGCTCTATTCCTGGCGGGTGGTGTCTCCGGATGGAATTGACCCCAATACATCCAGCGGCCTAAAGGTCGGTGTGAATGGAAAATTCGAGGCAGTACCGCAGGATATCCTGATTATCGTCAGCGCATTTCATGCGCTGGAACACGCGACCCCAAAACTTCTTGCGCAGCTGCGTCAGGCCGCCAAACAGTCCCAATTGGTGATCGGTATTGAAGCGGGTTCTTGGGTGCTGGCAAAGGCCGGGCTACTCAATGGCAGGAGAGCCACCACCCATTGGGAGGATCTGGAAGCGTTTTCACAGCGGTTTCCCGATGTGGAAACGCAATCGGATCGCTGGGTGCGCGACGGCACGTTTCTCACCACGGGCGGAGCCGCCCCCGCACTCGATATGATGCTGGCGCTCATTCGCGCGCGGCATGGCTATTCGATCGCGCTCGATGTCGCGAGCCTCTATGTCTATGACGAGGTGCGACAGGCTTCAGATGCGCAGCCACTGGTATCGCTGGGGCGGCTTTTGAACCGGGAGCCGCGACTGGCCGATGCCATCAAGATTATGGAGAACCATATCGACCGGCCTCTACCAGTGACGCGGATTGCCAGAAGGCTTGGGCTTTCGACGCGCAGTCTCGAAATGCTGTTTGCCAATGTGATCGGGCAATCGCCGGGCAATTATTATCTGTCGCTTCGGCTCAAGGCCGCTCGACGCCTCATCCTCGATACGCATCTTTCAATGGCGGATACGGCGGAACAGACCGGCTTTTCGTCGATCAGTTCGCTCTCCCGCGCTTTCAAGCGGCATTTCGGACAGGCGCCGAGTAAATTACGGCAAAAATAGTTTCGCGGCTTAATAGATATTACAAGCCGAGGCCGGACTTGACTTCGGCGAGCGCTGGCTTGCCGTCGAAAGTGTTGAAACCCTCGAGCCACGTATCGAGCTGTGCCGGGTTATCCTTGATCCATTTGGTGACAGCATCCTTGGCTTCCATGCCGTCATTGAGGATCATGTTCATCATGGTGCTTTCCATCTCGGTCGTGAACTTCAACTTAGACAGAAAATGCGAGACATTCGGGCACTCGATTGCATAGCCTTTGCGGGTCAGAGTCTCGACGGTTGCGGCACCGTCGTCGGGGCCAAAGAGATTATCGCCGTTTTCCAGATAGGTGAGCCTGTAGCGAATATTCATCGGATGTGGGGTCCAAGCGAAGAACACTACCGGCTCATCCTTGCGCACGGCGTTCTGCACCTGTGACAACATCGCCTGTTCGCTCGATTCCGCCAGCTGAAAATCCTTAAGCTCGAAATTGTTCTTCTGGATCATCGACTGGATCGTTGCATTGGCGCTGCTGCCCGCTTCAATACCGTAGATTTTTCCGCCGAGCTGGTCCTTGAACTTTGCTATGTCGGCATAGGTCTTGATGCCGAGATCCTTGCCCGTCGCGGCAAGGCCGATTTTTGCATTTTCGAGATTGATTCCGGCCTGCTCGATTGTCTTTCCTTCGAGATATGGTTTTCGCACTTCTTCCTGAAGCGGCATCCAGTTTCCAAGGAAAATATCAATCTGGCCATTCTCCAGTGACTGAAAAGTCACCGGCACTGAGAGAATTGTCGTCTGGGGCTGGTAGCCAGCCTTTTCAAGCAAAAGCGATGCGAGCGCCGTGGTCGCGGTGATGTCGGTCCAGCCGACATCAGAAAATCTCGGCGCTTTGCAAGATTCTGCCTCGGCTGCAAAAGCCGGAGCAGCGGACAGGGTTGCAATACCCGCCACCAGCAGGTGATAGAGCTTTTTCATCATCTCTCCCCTTTGTTTTTTGTTGGGAACAATATGATAGGGAAAACTGGCAAAGTCACTTTACGATTCACGCAACATTATTGGCGGTTTACGAAGCTTGTGCCGAGCCCATGCCGTGATTTCTTGAACGGAGCAGGGCGTTTTGCGCTGCCTCCCGATGGCGAGAAAACTCCGGTCAAAACTCATGCCAGCGCGCCAGCGACGATGACATGATAGGGCAAGGACGTGCGAGATGCGCGGACCGACTGGTTTGCGTTGATTTTAAAAGCAATGTGCGCGAGACCGATCACTGCGGGCAGTAAACGCGAAGCTGAAGAAGTGAGTCAGTACACTCCGTTCGGAAATGGCGACGGCGCATCGAGAACCGTGTTCAGCGCCTCCATGATCGAAGCGTCGCGTCCGCTATAGCCGACGAAGATCATTCCGAAGCGCTTGCCGGATTCCACCAGCACATGCCGCATCCGGGCGTCCTGTTCCTCTAGTTCCGATCCCGTGTTCTTAATCGCGATCGACTGATAATCACCGTGGAGCTTGGCGACCAACGGCCAGTCCGATTCATTGAGGCACCGCATGGCACGGTCGGCAGAATCGATCGCCGCCACAGTCGGGCGGTTCTGGTTGTCTACTGGCAGAATCCCATTTGCCGAAAGCGCCGACTCCTCGATGAGCGGATCGAAGTTGGTCGTGAAAACGCAATCGACCTTGCCGGAAGCCATAAGACTGCCAAGCACCTTATGTCCAAAACAGGGAGTGCCCTTGGAGATCGCATCGTCTATATACTGTCGGCGATGCCGGGCCTCAGGATACCGCTTCGAACGCCTTGGCATATTCCGTAGGAACACCGTCAGGCGGCAACTGCGAGTTTTGGCGGAAAAAGGCATCGATCCTGTCGATCCAGATCGGATCAGCCGTATCAATCTCGCGCTTTGACAGGTTTGTTTCGCGGCAAAAGATTTGCGCCTTGAAATCGCGGATCATGGCATAACCGGTCGGAATGCCGGAGGCGGCTGATGCGCCTGCGCCAAGGAACCATGCCACGAGATTTGGCCTGAGATCGAAGGCGGTCGCGAATTGGGCGGCGGATATAGTTTTTATCGGCACGGACTCCCCCTTTTAAGCCGTCGTGGGGAGCGGGTCGGTTCCCTCGCTCAAGATGGCGAGATATCGCCGGTAACTGAACACGCGCCCCCGTTTGCGCCCGGTGATTTCTTCGACGATGCCGAACCGTTCCAGATCGGCGAGCGCCGCATTGACCGTGGGGGCTGAGAGACCTGTTTGCAGAACGAGTTGGTTGGCCGTCAGGAACGGGTTCTGCTGAAACAGATCGTGGATACGCAGCGCGGAGCCTGCCCGGTCGCTCTCTGTCGTAATCCGCTCGCGGTCTTCCTTGAACAGATCGACAATCCGGGTGGCTGCTTCGAATGCCTGATTGGCCGTATCCGCAACACCGGCAAGGAAGAAATCGAGCCAGGCTTCCCATGCCCCGTGCTCTCGCACCTCCTGAAGCAGGCGGTAATAGTCGGCGCGATGCGTTTTAAGGTAGAGGCTCAGATAGAGCAGCGGCTTGCGCAGCACACCGTTGACGCACAGGTACAGCGTCACCAACAAGCGACCGATCCTGCCGTTTCCATCCAGGAACGGGTGGATGGTCTCGAATTGGACATGCAGCAGCCCGGCCTTGATGAGGGCGGGCAGGCGTGAGCCGTCCTCGTGCATGAAGCGCTCAAGCGCATCGAGACAAGCATCCATCTCGGTCGGCGGTGGCGGCACGAACAGTGCGTTGCCTGGACGTGAACCACCGATCCAGTTCTGAGACCGCCGAAACTCGCCGGGATTTTTCGTGCCGCCACGCCCGCTTTGCAGCAGTCGCTCATGCATCTCGCGGATCAGACGTAGTGACAGCGGCAGGTCTTCCAGACGCTCCAGCCCATACATCATCGCATCGACATAGTTCGACACTTCACGGATGTCGTCGATCGGCTGGCCGGCCTGCGCTTCGGTTTCGAAGCGGAGCAGGTCCGAAAGAGTCGATTGTGTGCCCTCAATCTGGGATGAAAGGACAGCCTCCTTCCTCACATACATGTAAAGGAACAGCTCTTGACGCGGCAGCAGCATGGTGATGCCGTCCAGACGCCCCAATGCGCGTTCGGCCAGACTTAACCGCTCCAGGAGGGTCAGCACATCGATCGGCGGCTGCGGTGGCAGCGGGGGCGGTACGAAGGCACGCACGATTTCTCCCGCAACAGGGGTCTCGACAAAACGGCCTAGCCGGAGATTGGAAGATGATTCGGACATACCTCACTATGCGGGCGCTACACTATTTAAGCAATTGGCCTTTGGCTTAAATAGCGACTAGACTAAGGTAAGCAACCTTAAATAACGATCGACACCAACATCGGAAGGCACCCGCAAAAGGTTTTTGGCCGTATTTTTCCGCTTTTAGTGGAGAAAGCGCCACCGATATTGTTCGCTAGATAGTCCGTCCCCGAAAACACTGACGATAGCGAGTGATCCATAAGATCATTCATGGCTGTAGACGCTGAGATCAGGCTTTATCGTAGAAACGGCGGTGATCGACGGTGCGTATGCTACTTGGTGACGTTGCGGTGATCGGCGGCAATATCGCACTATAGAGGGCAATCGGCGGTGTTTGGCGGAACATGCGGGATAGCGATGAGAACTACGTTTACGCTATAGCCCTCCAAAATTAGGATGCGAGCGAACGGCTACAATGGGGTGGAGGGCGGAAGGGGGAATGCAAGTGAGCGAAGCTATCGTAATGCCTCGCCCTGCCTAAGTGTCCGCGGCAGAAAGCTTCGATCAGCCATGCCAGCGCGAATTTCGGATGACGGAGCAGAAATTACCGCGGTGAAAATGCGGTTCCTTGTCAGCGATCACGTCTGCCTTGACGTTGCCGAAAGTCGTGTCCGGCTTATGTTTGATACCGTCGTAAAAGGCTTGGATAATCTCTTCCTTGAATTGAGGCGTGCGGGGGAAGGCGGCAACGATCGCTTCGCGCGTTGCATCGTCGTACTCGCCATAGGTCAAGCCGAGCACATCCATCTCAACCCCTGCGGTGGTGAGCGCGATCACCGGATGCATATGCTCCGGGACGCCGGGCGTAGTGTGCAGCGCGATGCCGGTCCAGACTTTTTCAATGTCGGAAGCATCAACCCCATGGCCTTGCAGGAAATCGCGCGCCGCATTGGCCCCATCCACCTCGAAACGCAGATCGGGACTGCTGTGCGACGGCATCAGACCGACGTCGTGGAACATTGTGGCTGCGTAAAGTAACTCGGCATTGAAGGTGAGGCCGCGCTGTTGCCCAGCAAGCGCGCCGAAAAAATAGACGCGGCTGGAGTGATTGAACAACAGCTCAGATTCAGTGTCGCGAATGAATTCCGTGATCGCGCGGCCAAGCTTGCAGTCGGGTACTGAAACACCGTTGACGGTTGTCGTGGAGAAATCGGTCATGTCGTGTCTCCTGTGTGGGGAAGGATGCTGACAGTATCGGTGACCTGCTCGTTGGCGGCAAATGCATAGACCATCGAAAAACTGCCAAGCATATGTGATAAGAGGCCCTGATTAACGTGGAGGCATACATATGACCAGAAGGACCATGGCCCTCGTCATCCATGAGGGCGTACAGGCTCTGGACGTTGCAGGTCCGCTCGATGTCTTCGCCGAAGCGAGTGCGTTGCTGCCGACCGACGAAGCCTATGAATGCCTGCTACTGGCAACCGACACCGAGGCTATGCGGGCATCGAACGGAATGATGATGGTTCCACATTTGTCCTTCGCTGAGGCGGGCCGTCGCTTTGACATCGCCCTTGTTGCAGGGGGACCAAATTTACCCAATGAGCAGCCTGACGTAGCTATGCTGGACTGGTTGCGACACTGGGGCGTACTGGCTGGACGTCATGGATCTATCTGCACAGGAGCGTTCGTGCTCGGCCACGCTGGCCTGCTTGATGGGCGTGTCGCGACGACGCACTGGCAGAACGCCGCCCAGCTGGCGGCAAGCTTTCCCGCCTGCCAGGTAGAACATGATCGTATCCACGCCCGTGATGGCGCACTCGTCACATCTGCCGGAGTGACTGCAGGTATCGACCTTGCGCTCGCTCTGGTTGGCGAAGATCATGGCGAGGCCTTGGCGCTGGCCTGCGCCAAACGTCTGGTGGTCGTCGCCCAGCGCCAGGGTGGCCAGTCACAGTTTAGTCCGTTGTTGCTACCGCAGCGCGATCACGAATCGCCAATCGGCAAGGCCCAAGCCTATGTCGTCAATCATCTCTCGGAACCGTTTTCCGTCAAACGGCTAGCAGAGATCGCGGGTACCAGCGAACGCACGGTGGCGCGGATGTTCGTGAAAGAATTAGGCCAGACACCGCACGACTTAGTTGAGAGTGTGCGGCTCGATCAGACCCGCAACTTGCTTGAGCTTTCGGATCGCCCGATCAAGGCAATCGCATTTGATTGCGGCTTTGCCAATCCTGAGCAGATGCGTGCCGCGTTTCAGCGCCGACTGGGATTAAGCCCATTAAGATACCGGGAGAGCTTTCGATCTTCCCGCATCCGGATCAGCAGCGACCGCGACTTGGCTGCCCAACAGACCTGAATGATCGGCAGATTTCAGCCGGTGTTAGGAGCATCCTGAATAGCGGCAATGGGTCGAAATCTGTCGCGCGCTGCTCCCAAAATATCGGGCCATAGCGTAAAATCGGCGGCTTGCTATCTCACCCGGTGGAATGCGGTGATCGGCGATAATATCGCACTATAGAGGGCAATCGGCGGGATGGCGGGCCGAAGCCGACGAAACCGAGAACTACACCTACGCTATAGCCCTCCAAAGTTGAGGCAAGAGCTAATGGCTACGATGGGGTGGGCTCCTGCCGGTCAGTTTTAGAGTTCAAACGGATTGAAGCAGACGTGGTGATAGTGGCTTGGGCTTCGCGCCCGATAGGTGTCATGCCATTGGCCAAGTTCCAGCCCCGCACTCACGGCGCGCCGTCGAAACTCGTGAAGACGCGCTCGACGTTGGAGGCCTCCGCGATCCCGATTGGCGTGACGATCTTCTGGTCCTGGAGCAGGTTCCAGCATCCGTCGCGGTCGAGCCCTTCCGCCCGACAGTCGGGATGGTCTTGCCAACGGGCCAGGAAGATCGCGCGGCCTTCCGGAGTGTCGATGGCGAGGTCGCCCAGCCGCTCGACCCGGCCGATCTCTATGCCGATCGCGGAAAAGGCGTGGAAGGGCAACTCGCTGCAATAGATCTCGTCTGGATCAATACGGAAGAAAATGTCGTATGGCCGACCGTAGTAAATCTGCATTTCTGCGATCGCGGCCTGCGCCATGTCATCCGTCAGGCCCTTCACGCGATAAACCGAATAGTCCTGTCCGACGCCTCGCGCGATGAATTCGCCAAGCGGAGTTTCCATCACGGTTCGCGCCGCCTCGATCACATAGAGACCGTCAGCGCCCTCTCTGACTATGCCCATATGCGTATAATGGCTGTTGGTCGCCACGCGGATAGCGCTTGCCTGTGGGCTCGATGATTCCTGAAAAATGAGGTCGCCGACCTGCCAGTCCGCTAAGCGGTCCATGCCGATTGCGGTTCCTGGCGCCAGCGGCGCGCTCGCCAAGAGCAGGCACAGCAGTTTTGCAGTTTGAACCATGAAGCGTCTCCATTAAATGCTCGAAGAACACGACGCGTATGGCCATGTTACGGCATAAGCTTCCAGCGCCGGCAAGTCATTGAAAACACCGTCTGGGATGATTCAGCAGTGCTTGGGCAAGAGCCTGGCTCGTGGCAGCGCTCCTTCGTCAGAAGCGAGACTCCAAAACCCGCGACGCCTTTCACTATCTTAGTGTCCGCTTTCAGGGAAGTCATTCATAACGATAATCGACCGCAACGGAGGCGAAAGCGGTCATTATCACTATCTGCTAATGGGATGGTTTGAGCAATAGATGACGCTTCTATTAATCATAATTTATGCTATTATGAGCTATAGAAAAGGGATTTATCGCTCATGACCTGGAACTGGGTACAACCAGACTGGCCTAATTTCCGTTATGATTCTGCGGCGCTGCACAGTCTGGAGCACCAATTCTTGCTGTCCTCCGGCGAGGTGATCGGTGCCGTTCGCCATATCGATCAGGAACAGCGCAATCTTTTACGCATCGAACTGCTCAGCGATGAAGCGGTCAAGACAAGCGCCATTGAGGGCGAGACTTTGGACCGGCTCAGTGTGCAGTCATCGCTGCGACGTCAACTGGGCCTGGCGACCGACCGGCGTTCGGTGCAACCGCGTGAACACGGCATCGCAGAAATGATGATCGATGTGTATGGCAGTTACGCGTCGCTGCTTGACGACGCGACCCTTTTACGCTGGCATCAGATGCTGATG
The genomic region above belongs to Ochrobactrum quorumnocens and contains:
- a CDS encoding HD domain-containing protein; the protein is MTDFSTTTVNGVSVPDCKLGRAITEFIRDTESELLFNHSSRVYFFGALAGQQRGLTFNAELLYAATMFHDVGLMPSHSSPDLRFEVDGANAARDFLQGHGVDASDIEKVWTGIALHTTPGVPEHMHPVIALTTAGVEMDVLGLTYGEYDDATREAIVAAFPRTPQFKEEIIQAFYDGIKHKPDTTFGNVKADVIADKEPHFHRGNFCSVIRNSRWHG
- the choX gene encoding choline ABC transporter substrate-binding protein gives rise to the protein MKKLYHLLVAGIATLSAAPAFAAEAESCKAPRFSDVGWTDITATTALASLLLEKAGYQPQTTILSVPVTFQSLENGQIDIFLGNWMPLQEEVRKPYLEGKTIEQAGINLENAKIGLAATGKDLGIKTYADIAKFKDQLGGKIYGIEAGSSANATIQSMIQKNNFELKDFQLAESSEQAMLSQVQNAVRKDEPVVFFAWTPHPMNIRYRLTYLENGDNLFGPDDGAATVETLTRKGYAIECPNVSHFLSKLKFTTEMESTMMNMILNDGMEAKDAVTKWIKDNPAQLDTWLEGFNTFDGKPALAEVKSGLGL
- a CDS encoding Fic family protein; the encoded protein is MSESSSNLRLGRFVETPVAGEIVRAFVPPPLPPQPPIDVLTLLERLSLAERALGRLDGITMLLPRQELFLYMYVRKEAVLSSQIEGTQSTLSDLLRFETEAQAGQPIDDIREVSNYVDAMMYGLERLEDLPLSLRLIREMHERLLQSGRGGTKNPGEFRRSQNWIGGSRPGNALFVPPPPTEMDACLDALERFMHEDGSRLPALIKAGLLHVQFETIHPFLDGNGRIGRLLVTLYLCVNGVLRKPLLYLSLYLKTHRADYYRLLQEVREHGAWEAWLDFFLAGVADTANQAFEAATRIVDLFKEDRERITTESDRAGSALRIHDLFQQNPFLTANQLVLQTGLSAPTVNAALADLERFGIVEEITGRKRGRVFSYRRYLAILSEGTDPLPTTA
- a CDS encoding SIR2 family protein is translated as MLGSLMASGKVDCVFTTNFDPLIEESALSANGILPVDNQNRPTVAAIDSADRAMRCLNESDWPLVAKLHGDYQSIAIKNTGSELEEQDARMRHVLVESGKRFGMIFVGYSGRDASIMEALNTVLDAPSPFPNGVY
- a CDS encoding GlxA family transcriptional regulator; the encoded protein is MTRRTMALVIHEGVQALDVAGPLDVFAEASALLPTDEAYECLLLATDTEAMRASNGMMMVPHLSFAEAGRRFDIALVAGGPNLPNEQPDVAMLDWLRHWGVLAGRHGSICTGAFVLGHAGLLDGRVATTHWQNAAQLAASFPACQVEHDRIHARDGALVTSAGVTAGIDLALALVGEDHGEALALACAKRLVVVAQRQGGQSQFSPLLLPQRDHESPIGKAQAYVVNHLSEPFSVKRLAEIAGTSERTVARMFVKELGQTPHDLVESVRLDQTRNLLELSDRPIKAIAFDCGFANPEQMRAAFQRRLGLSPLRYRESFRSSRIRISSDRDLAAQQT
- a CDS encoding YiiX/YebB-like N1pC/P60 family cysteine hydrolase, translating into MVQTAKLLCLLLASAPLAPGTAIGMDRLADWQVGDLIFQESSSPQASAIRVATNSHYTHMGIVREGADGLYVIEAARTVMETPLGEFIARGVGQDYSVYRVKGLTDDMAQAAIAEMQIYYGRPYDIFFRIDPDEIYCSELPFHAFSAIGIEIGRVERLGDLAIDTPEGRAIFLARWQDHPDCRAEGLDRDGCWNLLQDQKIVTPIGIAEASNVERVFTSFDGAP
- a CDS encoding carnitine 3-dehydrogenase, encoding MNNHPPKIACIGSGVIGSGWVARFLFNGYDVAVYDPSPDAQATTEHILDNALRALSALTPKRLPNKGRLSFAPSLADAVRDAILIQESVPERLDLKLAVLKEIDASCSRDALIASSTSGFLPSKLQAPLQHPERLIIAHPYNPVYLLPLVELVPGEKTGRQAIEMAAALYRHTGMEAVILEKEIDAFVGDRLLEALWREALWLVNDGIATVEQIDNIIRYSFGLRWAQMGLFQTYRIAGGPAGMKHFLAQFGPALQWPWTKLTDVPELDETLIGRIASQSDAQNENLSIRDLESIRDANLVAIIRALSQQQQGKGWGAGALLNEYTARLDTSDGAATPGSGPLRLLDARVIPEWIDYNGHMTEHRYLDLFGQTTDQFLAHIGVDKAYLNGGHSYYTVETHIMHRDEAKVGDELHVDTQLLSFDAKRIHLIHSLKRGETELASAEQMLLHVDTKAGKAVAADPVILQTLEDFTLSQNGLTVPAAVGRYVGQRP
- a CDS encoding GlxA family transcriptional regulator; this translates as MIFEPSDEQLSVTLLVLPDCSLMSLAATLDPMRGANRVTGRSLYSWRVVSPDGIDPNTSSGLKVGVNGKFEAVPQDILIIVSAFHALEHATPKLLAQLRQAAKQSQLVIGIEAGSWVLAKAGLLNGRRATTHWEDLEAFSQRFPDVETQSDRWVRDGTFLTTGGAAPALDMMLALIRARHGYSIALDVASLYVYDEVRQASDAQPLVSLGRLLNREPRLADAIKIMENHIDRPLPVTRIARRLGLSTRSLEMLFANVIGQSPGNYYLSLRLKAARRLILDTHLSMADTAEQTGFSSISSLSRAFKRHFGQAPSKLRQK
- a CDS encoding 3-keto-5-aminohexanoate cleavage protein; this translates as MPLQPARETFITAAVTGAGATTHRSNKVPITPRQIADAAIESAEAGAAIAHIHVRDPETGEPSRKVELFREVVDRIRASGVDIVLNLTAGVGGDLVFGSVEAPLPPDASKTDMAGATERLAHVAALLPEICTLDCGTMNFGEGDYVMTNTPAMLKEMAAQIQRLGVRPEIEIFDTGHLPLAQWLRQQGLLDDPVMVQLCMGIPWGAPDDLATLVSILHNLPNNWIFSAFSIGRNQLPYAALAVLAGGNIRVGLEDNIWLDKGVLASNGDLVERARNIAVNMGSKILKPGEVREKLKLKKLW